In Chrysiogenia bacterium, the DNA window GTAAAGAAACCACCGCTTCCTTGGATAAAGTGCGCTTTTCGCTCGCCCGACATTTGAAGACGTTCCAAACCCCTCAGCTCCCGAAAACGGCGATCTCGCCAAAGCATCTGCCAAGTTGCAACTTGCCATGCGAAATATTCACGGGTAGAGCGAGCGTAGCTTGCATGCAATCGCCAATGTTTTGCATCTTCGGAATCATTATCCGCTGCTGGGGCCTCGCTTCTGAGAGTTGGAAATGCAGCCAAAAGCATCGTGCGCAACGCATCCGATATGCCATGTGAAAAAATGTCAGTAGCTGCCGTAATGGCCATCAACTCTGCCGTAGCAAAATTTGTGACAATTTGATTTTCGGACGTCAGCGACGAAATCGCGTTCTTGCAGCGTTCTGCCAGCGCCTGATTTCGTTGTGCCTGCAGCTCGTCTCTGGCGTGTTTGACTTGAAGTGTGGCGATGCGAATCCTTTGCCACACTAGAAGACCGCCAATAATTGCAGCTATCGCAGTGCAAACCTTAATCCAGAGATCAAGCAAGTCTGTCGCCGATATCGATGTATTTGGAGCAGAGATAGTCGCCTTCTCAGTGTAACCGGTTCTCTGGTTAAGCGCTGGCAACTGTATTTCGTATACAAGGTGCGTTTCTGAGGTCTTCGATGGGATGAAGCTATCATAGTGGACCCAACCAATAGCGGTCGCTCCGACAACGAAAACCGTCAGAGCTACTACGAGCGGCACCCAAGGGAAACGAACTTCATGCTCCATTCTTGATCCTCTGGTCCCACTATATGGCAGCGAACGGTCCCCTACCACTTCCAATCCTTGAACATCTCCCGCAATTTCAGCTTCTGAATCTTTCCGGTGCTGGTGTGGGGGATTTCCTCGACGTAGGTGTAGGCCTCGGGGAGCCACCACTTGGCGAATTTGTCCTTGATGAACTCGTTGAGATCTTCCTTGGTCGGCTTCTTTCCGTCCTCGGGGACGATGACGGCCAGCGGGCGCTCGTCCCACTTGGGGTGGACGATGGCGATGACGGCCGCTTCGCGCACGTCGGGGTGGGCAACGAGGGCGTTTTCGAGATCCACCGAGCTGATCCACTCACCGCCGGACTTGATGACGTCCTTGGTGCGGTCGGTGAGCTTCACATAGCCCTCGGGGTCGATCACCGCGATGTCGCCGGTGCGGAACCACCCGTCGCTCGTCCACTTGTCGGGGTCGGCGCCGTTCATATAGCCCGAGGCCACCCACGGCCCGCGCACCTGCAGCTCGCCCATGGTCGTCTCATCCCAGGGTGCGACGCCCTCGTCGGAGACCACGCGGCACTCCACGTAGGGAAGGGGGAGTCCCTGCTTGGTGAGGTAGGTGACCTGCTCTTTCTCCGGCAGGGATTTGAGCGAGTGTTTGAGGTAGCCGAAGGTGCCCAGCGGCGAGAGCTCGGTCATGCCCCAGGCCTGCATGACGCGCAGTCCGTGCTCGGCAAGGCCGAGGATGAGGCTCTCCGGAGGGGCCGAGCCGCCGCAGGCCGCGCGGCATCCGGGGGTGAGCTTCCACTTGCCCGGATTTTTGGTGAGCTCGCCGAGGATCCCCGACCAGATCGTCGGCACGCCGGCGGCCAGCGTGATCTGTTCCTTGTCGAGAAGGTCGAGCGTGGTGAGCGCATCGAGGAACGGACCTGGGAAGACGTACTTCGCTCCCACCATCAGCGCGGCGAAGGGAATGCCCCAGCCGTTGGCGTGAAAGAGCGGGACGATCGAGAGAATGGAATCGCTGTTGGCGATGGCGTTGCAGTCCACCATGCAGCTCGCAAAGCTGTGCATCACCGTGCCGCGGTGGGAATACACGACGCCCTTGGGGCGGCCCGTCGTGCCGGAGGTGTAACAGATGCCCAGCGCGTCGTTCTCGGAGAATTCGGGATAGTCCCAGTTCTCGTCGGTCGCAGTGGCGAGGAGCTCCTCGTAGTCGAGCGTTCCCTCGGGCAGCGGCTTGTCGTCGTGACGGATCACGATGATTTTTTCGAACTGGTAGTCCTTGATGACGTCTTCGAGGAGCTCGTAGAGCACGTCGTCGACGATGACGTATTTATCCCCGGCGTCTTTGGCGATGTAGGAGATGTCGCTGGGATGCAGGCGCAGGTTGAGCGTGTGCAGCACCCCGCCGCCGCAGATGATCCCGAAGTAGCTCTCGAGATGCCGGTAGTGATTCCAGGCCAGCGTGGCGACGCGGTCGCCCTTCTTCATGCCCAGTTTCTGGAGCGCCTGCGCGAACTTTCGCGTGCGCTGGTAATACTCGCCGTAGGTGTAGCGGTGCTCGACCTTGCCCGGCAGCAGTGAGACGATTTCGGTGTCTTTGAAAAGCGTGCCCGCCCGCTCGAGAATCGGCGGAAGCGTCAGTTGGTAGTTCATCATCAGGCCGTCCATGGCACTGATCCCCCCTTGCATCGCGAGATGTGGCGGGGGACTTTAACACAGGGATTGCTGCAGGGAAGGTGCAAAATATTTGCTGGTTCAGCTCAGCCCAGCAACCGGATGCCGGCCAGATCGAGGAAGTAGAGCAGCGCAAAACCTCCATAGAACGCGCCGGCGGCAAGCATCCCGGCAACGGTGAGCGGTCCGGGCCGGTGGGCGCGCGGCAGCCGCGCGAGGTTGAGGTAGAGAGTGAGCCCCACCACAAAGGGGGTGTGCGCGGTGGCGATGATGCCGCCGATCGAGAGGAGGGTGACCGGATCGGGCACGATGAGGAATGCAATCAGCGGCAGGCCCGTCGCCCACACGATGGCGTAGGCGTTCTTCAGGCGCAGGCGGGTGGTTAGATCCACATGGACAGTCCCGCTGACTTTGGCGAGAAGCTCGATGGCGCGACGCGGTGGTTGTTCGTCTTCGTCGCCCCGTGACTGGCGCCGACCCAGAACGAGTAAGGTGGCGTCGGCAAAGGTGCGGCTCCAGCCATCCTGGTTGGCGAGTACGGTACCGCCCAGCGCGATCACCACGATGGCGATGAGCATCCAGAACCCGGCCGGACCCCAGACCTGCGAGAGCAGGCCTGCCAGGTCCCGCGCGACATCGGTCCCTTGCGGCACGCTTCCCTGACCGCCCAGGAGTTCGGCGCCGAGGATCAGGAACGAGATCAGCACCAGAGCACCGGTGAAAACACCGGTGGCGGCCGCAAGCGAGGTGATCGCCCGCCAGCGCGAGAGCAGCGCGTCGCGTTCCTCCACGTTGTCGCCGTGAAGTTCACGCTCATCCTCGCGGTTGCCATCCTCGCTCAGACCTCCCAGATACGGGCCGCCATAGCCGCGCGTGGCCACCCAATAGGAATACCAGGTAATCCCGATCGCACCGGCCAGGATGTACCCCACCCATGGCAGCACGAAGTAGGGGTCGGCCCCCTTGGGCAGGTGGGGCTGTATCCCATCAAGCAGCGCGTGCGGATGGGAAAACACACGCGCTGCACTGACAATGGCAAGCGCCACCATGAAGAAGGCCATCCAGCGTGAGGCCCGTTCGACTGCGCCATACTTGCCGGTAACCACCAGCGCGCCGCTGCCGAGCAGGATGAAGATGGTGTACATGGCCTGCGAGCCCGGAAACGCGACCATGAAGGCGCTGCCCACCAACGAGGCAATGCCTGAAACGCCTGCAATACAGGCCAGTAACTGTGGGCCAAACAACAGCCACACCGCCCAGTTCGTCGGCCCGGGAAGGGTGGCATAGCCGTCCAGAAGGGTGCGTCCGGAGACTACCGGGTAGCGTGCGGCCTCCCGAATCATCAGCCACATGAACCCGAAGACCAATAGTGCGATCCAGAAGAGCTCGTAGCCGTACTTCGCCCCGATGCGCGGGGTGAACAGAACCGAGCCGGACCCTACCGAGGAAACCATCCAGAGAATTCCGGGACCCAGCCAGCGAAACAGTTGCGTTCCGCTGGGCGGAATTGCGATGCGGGATCGAACGTGCGACTCGATCGGGTACCTCCTCTGCAGTCGGGGAATCAAGCAAACGCGTCGGAGCCGACACAAGAAATGGGTAGCATGATCGCGAAGGAGGGCAACCGTGCTGCCCGTACGGAAAGTCTGGCGAGAAGACGGAGCCCCGCGCTGTGCGCTGCGACGGGAGCTGAGAGAAAACGCGCTAGGGGTTTGAGCGCGCCCTCTGGAGCCGCGGCGCGATTTCCGTCACGGCCAGGTAGAGCGCGAGCCCGGCGAAGGCCAGCACGAACTCGACGGCATAGAGCCGCCGGGCCACCAGCAAATCGGCATCGATGTTGTTGGCCACCTCGCCGAGCAGGCCGCTCACCTCGCCCGGGGCGATGGCGTAGAAGATCTGGTAGAGGGTATGGGCGATCTCCGCAACGAAGCCGGCGATGATGGCCACGTGCACAATCAGCCAGGGCGTGGTCTTGGCGGACTCACTCATGGGGGCGCTCCCGGAATTTGAAGTGCCGCGATTCTAACACAGCTTCACTCTTTGTCGGCAGAGAGTTTTTCGATGATGGCCAGGTAGCGCCGCTCGGTTTTGACGAAGTAGTAGATGATGAAGAGAAAACTGGTGAACCCCAGCAGCGTCCCCAGCATCAGGACCGGCGAGAGCATGGCGAGAACCTCGATGCTCTTTCCCGAGAGCGTGCCGTTCTGGTAGCCCTCCATCACATGCCAGGGGTTGGCAAGCTGCGGAACGGCCCAGACGAGCACCACGCTGAAGGTGACCCAAGCCACGAGCGTCGGGCCGATGATCGGTCCGCCAAGGCGGTTGCGGCGCGCGCGCTCGGAAACAAAGTGCTGGTCGTCGGGTGTCATCACTTGAGCATCTCCCTTGCGATGGTGAGCGTCTGGATCTCGCTGGTGCCGCCGCCGATCTCGAACATCTTGGCATCGCGCATGAGTTTTTCCACCGGTGCTTCGCGCATATAGCCGCTGCCGCCCATGATCTGGATGGCATCGAGCGCCACGCGCACCGCTTCCTGCGAGCAGTAGAGTTTGGCCGTGCTGGCGGTCTTGTCGTCGAGCTTGCCCTTCTTCTGCATCCACACGAGCTTGAAGATGAGGTTGCGGGCGTTCTCGAGCGAGACGTTCATGCGCGCCAGCTTGTCCTGGATGAGCTGGTAACCGGCAATGGTCTGGCCGAAGGCCTCGCGCTCTTTCGCAAACTTCACGCTCTCTTCCACGCAGCGCTCGATAATCCCAAGGCACATGGCCGGCATCACCGCGCGCTCATGCTGGAGCGTTCCCTTGGCATCGCCCTTGCGTGAGCTTCCCGCGTCTTCGGGCTGCGGGCCCAGAATGCGGTCGCGCGGCACGCGCACCTCGTCCATGAAGATCTCGCCGGTGGGCGAATCCCACATGCCCATCTTCGGCATGGGCGCGCCGGTGGTGAGGTCCGGGTCGCCGCGCTCGAGCACAAAGGCGCGCACCGGGGGCTTTTCATCGCCGCCTGTTTCGAGGCGCGCGTAAATGAGCATCACGTCGGCGAAAGGCGCGTTCGAGATGAAGGTCTTCTGGCCGGCCAGGACAAAGTGATCGCCATCAATGCGCGCGCGGGCACGCATGCTGCCAAAGGCATCCGAGCCCGAGGTCGTCTCGGTGAGCGCCCAGCAACCGACTTTCTCCATGGTGAAGACCGGGTAGGCGAATCGCTCGCGTTGCTCCTCGGTTCCCTGCTGGGAGATTGCCGTGGCGCAGCCGAGCGTCGCCACGAGCGCCATGCAGAAGCCCGGCGAGACGCGCGAGATTTCCTTGAACACGATGGCCGGAATCATCGGGTCGATCCCGCCGGGAAGGGCGCCCGCCGTGGTTGCAGGCTTCTCGCCCTCATCCTTGCCTTCGCGTTTGCTGAACGATCCCTTTACCTGGCCCGCAAAGCCCATCTGCTTGCCGAATTTCTTGAGGATTTCATAAGGGAGCATCTCGCCCGACTCGAGTTTTTCCAGGTGCGGCGCGATCTCCTTCTCGGCGAACATCCGCACCGCCTGCTCGATCATGCGCTGGGTATCGGTGAGCTCGAACATGAGGGGTTCCTCCGCGCGCTTCATTATACCGGGCGCGGCCGGGGAGGGGGCAGGAAATGGTAAGCGCAGCTCAGAAACGAAAACGGGCCGCGCAAAGCGCGGCCCGTTTCTTTGTCGGTCTGAAAAGCGATCAGTTTCCCAGCAGCGCGCCGATCTTGCCACCCAGACCCTGGCGGAAGGCGACCTTCATGCCCGAGAGCAGGGCGTTGTAGGTCTTGCGCGAGGCCGGATACATCGGCAGGGCCATGCCGCGCGCACCGAAGCGGTCGTGGTGCACGTGGTAGGCCTCGCACAGGTGGCGAAGGCCCTCATCGCCGTGGACGCGGCCGATGCCGCTTTCCTTCACGCCGCCCCACGGAGTCTCGGGCGCGGCGTGGGTCATCAGGACTTCGTTCACCATGGTGGTGCCGGCTTCCAGGCGCTCGGCAATGCGCTTGCCCTTGGCGGCGTCGGTCGTGAAGACGTAGGCATTGAGGCCAAAGGGCGAGTCGTTGGCGAGGCGCACGGCCTCTTCATCGGAATCGACGCGCATGATGGGCAGTGTCGGGCCGAAGGTCTCTTCCTGCATGCACTCCATGTCCTGGGTGACGCCGGTGAGAATGGTCGGGGCGAAAAACTGTCCGGGCAGGTTCTGCGGGCGCGAGCCGCCGGTGACGACCTTGGCGCCCGCGGCGATTGCGCTCTGCACGTGCTTCTCAACGATGTCCACCTGGCCGGGATCGGTCATGGCGCCCACGTCGATGCCCTCGTCGAGGGGATTGCCCTGGCGGAGCTTCTGGGTCTTGCTGACGATGCGGTCGACGACCTGGTCGTAGACGTTGCGATGTACGTAGAGGCGCTCGACCGAAGCGCAGACCTGGCCGGAGTTGCCGAACGCGCCGAAGACGGCGCTCGTGGCGGCGCGCTCGACGTCGGCGTCCTCGCACACGATCATCGGGTCCTTGCCGCCCAGTTCCATGGTGCACTCGAGCAGGTGCTCACCGGCGGCTGCGGCAACTTTCTTGCCGACGCCGGTCGAGCCGGTGAAGTTCACAAAATCCACGCCCATGCCGATCATCTCCGAAGCCAGCTTGCCCGGCGCCGTGACCACCTGGAAGACGTCGGCCGGAAGGCCCGCTTCGTCGAAGAGCTCGCGCATCTTGAGTGCGATGAGCGGGGTGAGCGAGGCGGGCTTCTGCACGACCACGTTGCCCGCCATGAGCGACATGATGATCTCGCCGCCGGCGATGGTGAACGGGAAGTTCCAGGGGCTGATCACCAAGATCACGCCGCGCGGGCGGTAGTGGACGTAACTGGACTTGTGCTTGAACAGGTGCAGCGGGATCTGCTTCGGGGCAAGAATGCGCTCGGTGTTCTTGGCAAAGTAACCGGCCAGGTCGCAGATCGGAAAGATTTCCATCATCACCGATTCCTGGAGGGTCTTGCCGTTCTCCATGGTGATGAGGCGCGCCACTTC includes these proteins:
- a CDS encoding long-chain fatty acid--CoA ligase produces the protein MDGLMMNYQLTLPPILERAGTLFKDTEIVSLLPGKVEHRYTYGEYYQRTRKFAQALQKLGMKKGDRVATLAWNHYRHLESYFGIICGGGVLHTLNLRLHPSDISYIAKDAGDKYVIVDDVLYELLEDVIKDYQFEKIIVIRHDDKPLPEGTLDYEELLATATDENWDYPEFSENDALGICYTSGTTGRPKGVVYSHRGTVMHSFASCMVDCNAIANSDSILSIVPLFHANGWGIPFAALMVGAKYVFPGPFLDALTTLDLLDKEQITLAAGVPTIWSGILGELTKNPGKWKLTPGCRAACGGSAPPESLILGLAEHGLRVMQAWGMTELSPLGTFGYLKHSLKSLPEKEQVTYLTKQGLPLPYVECRVVSDEGVAPWDETTMGELQVRGPWVASGYMNGADPDKWTSDGWFRTGDIAVIDPEGYVKLTDRTKDVIKSGGEWISSVDLENALVAHPDVREAAVIAIVHPKWDERPLAVIVPEDGKKPTKEDLNEFIKDKFAKWWLPEAYTYVEEIPHTSTGKIQKLKLREMFKDWKW
- a CDS encoding Nramp family divalent metal transporter yields the protein MVSSVGSGSVLFTPRIGAKYGYELFWIALLVFGFMWLMIREAARYPVVSGRTLLDGYATLPGPTNWAVWLLFGPQLLACIAGVSGIASLVGSAFMVAFPGSQAMYTIFILLGSGALVVTGKYGAVERASRWMAFFMVALAIVSAARVFSHPHALLDGIQPHLPKGADPYFVLPWVGYILAGAIGITWYSYWVATRGYGGPYLGGLSEDGNREDERELHGDNVEERDALLSRWRAITSLAAATGVFTGALVLISFLILGAELLGGQGSVPQGTDVARDLAGLLSQVWGPAGFWMLIAIVVIALGGTVLANQDGWSRTFADATLLVLGRRQSRGDEDEQPPRRAIELLAKVSGTVHVDLTTRLRLKNAYAIVWATGLPLIAFLIVPDPVTLLSIGGIIATAHTPFVVGLTLYLNLARLPRAHRPGPLTVAGMLAAGAFYGGFALLYFLDLAGIRLLG
- a CDS encoding acyl-CoA dehydrogenase family protein; the protein is MFELTDTQRMIEQAVRMFAEKEIAPHLEKLESGEMLPYEILKKFGKQMGFAGQVKGSFSKREGKDEGEKPATTAGALPGGIDPMIPAIVFKEISRVSPGFCMALVATLGCATAISQQGTEEQRERFAYPVFTMEKVGCWALTETTSGSDAFGSMRARARIDGDHFVLAGQKTFISNAPFADVMLIYARLETGGDEKPPVRAFVLERGDPDLTTGAPMPKMGMWDSPTGEIFMDEVRVPRDRILGPQPEDAGSSRKGDAKGTLQHERAVMPAMCLGIIERCVEESVKFAKEREAFGQTIAGYQLIQDKLARMNVSLENARNLIFKLVWMQKKGKLDDKTASTAKLYCSQEAVRVALDAIQIMGGSGYMREAPVEKLMRDAKMFEIGGGTSEIQTLTIAREMLK
- a CDS encoding aldehyde dehydrogenase family protein, which codes for MASKSVIESFNPATGDKIGEVPVFTKKEAQDAIDRARAAAPKWAALSYKERAKYMLRFREVLVDRADEVARLITMENGKTLQESVMMEIFPICDLAGYFAKNTERILAPKQIPLHLFKHKSSYVHYRPRGVILVISPWNFPFTIAGGEIIMSLMAGNVVVQKPASLTPLIALKMRELFDEAGLPADVFQVVTAPGKLASEMIGMGVDFVNFTGSTGVGKKVAAAAGEHLLECTMELGGKDPMIVCEDADVERAATSAVFGAFGNSGQVCASVERLYVHRNVYDQVVDRIVSKTQKLRQGNPLDEGIDVGAMTDPGQVDIVEKHVQSAIAAGAKVVTGGSRPQNLPGQFFAPTILTGVTQDMECMQEETFGPTLPIMRVDSDEEAVRLANDSPFGLNAYVFTTDAAKGKRIAERLEAGTTMVNEVLMTHAAPETPWGGVKESGIGRVHGDEGLRHLCEAYHVHHDRFGARGMALPMYPASRKTYNALLSGMKVAFRQGLGGKIGALLGN